CAGGATCGTCGACGGTGGCGCCCAGCATGCGCAGCCCACGGCTTATCGTTGGGTTCAGCGTCATATAGCCGCCGCCCGCGACCGCGCTGTAATTTAGGCCTAGGCTGGCGATGCTGAGCGTTGGGCTGCTGACGTTCAACCGTTCCCCCGCCAGCTTATTTTCCGTGGTGCGCCGCGCCAGCCCGATATCCACAGCCAGCTTACGTTTGCCATCCCGCAGCAACGTGCGGTTGGCGCCCAAACGCTGGGTCTGGTTATTGCCCTGATAGCGGTAAGCGGTACCGTTGAACGGCACCTGCTGGAAAAAATCGTTCCAGGCATACTGGTAGCTGAACAACCAATAGCCATAGGGTAAGGTGACGCTGCCGTTCAGGCTGCGGCTGCGATGATGCGGGCTGAAATCGTTATTGCGCGCTGCGGAAAGCGACCATTGATCGGCGAGACGCAGCGGATTATCCAGCGAGAAGGCGGCGTTCATCTGCCCGGTGCCGGTGCTTTTCTGGCCGCTGTTATCCGCGCCGAAAGAAAAAGAACCCGGCGCGCGCGTGGCGCCACGCAGCAAAACCACGTTGGAAAAGCCGGGTTGCTCGCCAGGTTGGATATCGATAGTCACCTGTTGCGACGGCAGGCGGTTGAGCTGCTCCATGCCCTGCTCGATATCGCGCAGATTCAATACGCCACCAACCAGACCGGGGAACGCCATCTTCAACGCCGGCGTCTGCTCACCGTTTTGCGTGATGGACTCGATTCGCCCTTCGCTGGCGCTGACGGTCAACACACCGCGGGAAATATCCTGCTGCTGCAGCCAGGCCTGTGAGGTGACATAGCCGCGTTGCAAATAAG
The sequence above is drawn from the Serratia sp. FDAARGOS_506 genome and encodes:
- a CDS encoding ShlB/FhaC/HecB family hemolysin secretion/activation protein, whose translation is MCAWKPRIWPVLLAFCSSAWCAEITSPADRDSITQQQKTLLEQAQQQREALQNNVELPALPLPVPAAAGAVCQPVRQIVFEGAEHLSWSVKESLARPYQGRCLTLEHINRLVRETTNAYLQRGYVTSQAWLQQQDISRGVLTVSASEGRIESITQNGEQTPALKMAFPGLVGGVLNLRDIEQGMEQLNRLPSQQVTIDIQPGEQPGFSNVVLLRGATRAPGSFSFGADNSGQKSTGTGQMNAAFSLDNPLRLADQWSLSAARNNDFSPHHRSRSLNGSVTLPYGYWLFSYQYAWNDFFQQVPFNGTAYRYQGNNQTQRLGANRTLLRDGKRKLAVDIGLARRTTENKLAGERLNVSSPTLSIASLGLNYSAVAGGGYMTLNPTISRGLRMLGATVDDPERNGAPRSEFRKLGLSASYFYPLAPSLYYLTSAYGQTSADNLYAGERISIGGQYSVRGFKEQYLTGNRGAYWRNELNWQWQTLPGLGELSLTGALDAGWLQGRAGQIDGGNVAGAALGATLSGRWFNQAITVGKPLTHPDSLQPDRWVAYWQATVTL